In the genome of Novosphingobium sp. IK01, the window GTCGATCACGATCCGCAAGGCTTCCGGTGTCACCATGGATATTGACGATTTTGACCGGGCGGGCCTGTTCAGCGAGGTGCGCGCCTATGGCGCCAGCGAGGAGGTCGATGCTGCGCTTCTGCGCCACCGCGATGCCGGCGACTGGAAAGCCTTCTTCCGCATCGCCGTTGAGGCCCGGAAAAACATTCTGATTTCCGGGGCTACGGGGTCGGGCAAGACGAGCCTTTCCAAGGGGCTCATCAAGCTGATCCCCGACTATGAGCGTATCCTGACGATTGAAGATACCCGCGAACTGGTCGTGCCCCAGCGCAACCACGTCCACATGATGTATGCCAAGGACGGAAAGAGCTTGCAGAAGGCCGGGGCTAAGGAGCTGCTGGAATCCGCTCTGCGTATGCGCCCCGATCGCATTCTGTTGCAGGAACTGCGCGACGGCACGGCCTTCTTCTACCTTCGCAACGTCAACAGCGGTCATCCCGGCTCGATCACCACGGTCCACGCAAACAGCGCCGAGGGCGCGCTCGAACAGCTCACCCTCCTCGTCAAGGAATCCGAGGGCGGC includes:
- the virB11 gene encoding P-type DNA transfer ATPase VirB11 gives rise to the protein MSNAGTTIYQHNAAPLAPFLARDDVTELVINEPGWIGVETRKGWEWHEAPSLDHASLMTLAKLIAGLTKQDITTEYPICSSVLPGGERAQIVIPPAVERGFVSITIRKASGVTMDIDDFDRAGLFSEVRAYGASEEVDAALLRHRDAGDWKAFFRIAVEARKNILISGATGSGKTSLSKGLIKLIPDYERILTIEDTRELVVPQRNHVHMMYAKDGKSLQKAGAKELLESALRMRPDRILLQELRDGTAFFYLRNVNSGHPGSITTVHANSAEGALEQLTLLVKESEGGNDLDRHDIRALLRSLVDIVVQMHRLPPGDGKPARYRMTEVWFDPVGKPHD